From Bradyrhizobium symbiodeficiens, the proteins below share one genomic window:
- the htpG gene encoding molecular chaperone HtpG: MTTSDTAVHTQPFQAEVSELLHLMVHSVYSETDIFLRELVSNASDACDKLRYEAIASPSLLGEGDALKIRIIPNKAAGTLTIADNGIGMERQELIDHLGTIARSGTKAFVSKLKEAKDGLGLIGQFGVGFYSAFMVADKIVVVSRRAGESDVWTWTSSGGSGFEIAGASDEEAARVTRGTEIVLHLKDDAKKYLEAFEIERIIGAYSDNILFPIELVPEEGEPRQINSASALWQRSKSELTADDYKKAYQQIASAFDDPAMTLHYRAEGRYSYAVLLFAPSTKPFDLFEPNRKGRVKLYVRRVFITDDADLLPGYLRFIRGVVDSEDLPLNISREMLQNNPQLAQIRKAVATRVVSELESLAEKDPENFAKIWDAFGAVLKEGIYEDFERREKLLALSRFTTTSGEKRSLKQVIADFKPNQTEIYYLVGDSIERLKSNPRLEAATARGIEVLLLSDPVDAFWTSMPSEFDGKPLKSLSQGDLNLDLIPRVDDNDEAKKDEPEADEAATIAVIKAALGERVSDVKASTRLTSSASCLVADSQGPSRELERILSQQNRGMKTKPILEINLRHPMVGAITKAQAGSKAVDDLSLLLLEQAQILDGELPEDPAAFAARLNRLVLQGLGA; encoded by the coding sequence ATGACGACGTCAGACACGGCTGTGCATACACAGCCTTTCCAGGCCGAGGTTTCCGAACTGCTGCACCTGATGGTGCACTCCGTCTATTCCGAGACCGATATCTTCCTGCGCGAGCTCGTCTCCAACGCCTCGGACGCCTGCGACAAGCTTCGCTATGAGGCGATCGCAAGTCCTTCGCTGCTGGGCGAGGGCGACGCGCTCAAGATCCGCATCATCCCGAACAAGGCGGCCGGGACGCTCACGATCGCCGACAACGGCATCGGCATGGAGCGGCAGGAGCTGATCGACCATCTCGGCACCATCGCCCGCTCCGGCACCAAGGCGTTCGTGTCCAAGCTGAAGGAGGCCAAGGACGGCCTCGGCCTGATCGGCCAGTTCGGCGTCGGCTTCTATTCCGCCTTCATGGTCGCCGATAAGATCGTCGTGGTCAGCCGCCGCGCCGGCGAGAGCGACGTCTGGACCTGGACGTCCTCCGGCGGCTCCGGCTTCGAGATCGCCGGTGCCAGCGACGAGGAAGCGGCGCGTGTGACGCGCGGCACCGAGATCGTCCTGCATCTGAAAGATGACGCCAAGAAATATCTCGAGGCCTTCGAGATCGAGCGCATCATCGGTGCCTATTCCGACAACATCCTGTTCCCGATCGAGCTGGTGCCGGAAGAAGGCGAGCCGCGCCAGATCAATTCGGCGAGCGCGTTGTGGCAACGCTCGAAATCCGAGCTGACGGCGGACGACTACAAGAAGGCCTATCAGCAGATCGCATCCGCCTTCGACGATCCCGCGATGACACTGCATTACCGCGCCGAGGGCCGCTACTCTTACGCCGTGTTGCTGTTCGCGCCCTCAACCAAGCCATTCGACCTGTTCGAGCCGAACCGCAAGGGCCGGGTGAAGCTCTACGTCCGCCGCGTCTTCATCACCGACGATGCCGATCTGCTCCCGGGATACTTGCGCTTCATCCGCGGCGTCGTCGACAGCGAGGACCTCCCGCTCAACATTTCCCGCGAGATGTTGCAGAACAATCCGCAGCTGGCGCAGATCCGCAAGGCCGTGGCGACCCGGGTCGTGTCGGAGCTCGAAAGCCTGGCCGAGAAGGATCCGGAGAACTTCGCCAAAATCTGGGACGCGTTCGGTGCCGTGCTCAAGGAAGGCATTTACGAGGATTTCGAGCGCCGCGAAAAGCTGCTGGCACTGTCACGCTTCACAACGACATCGGGCGAGAAGCGGTCGCTGAAGCAGGTCATCGCCGATTTCAAGCCGAACCAGACCGAGATCTATTATCTCGTCGGCGACAGCATCGAGCGGCTGAAATCCAATCCGCGGCTGGAGGCTGCGACCGCGCGCGGCATCGAGGTGCTGCTGCTGTCCGATCCCGTCGATGCGTTCTGGACCTCGATGCCGTCGGAGTTCGACGGCAAGCCGCTGAAGTCGCTGAGCCAGGGTGATCTCAATCTCGACCTGATTCCGCGCGTCGACGACAACGATGAAGCAAAGAAGGACGAGCCGGAGGCCGATGAAGCGGCCACCATCGCCGTCATCAAGGCCGCGCTCGGCGAGCGCGTCAGCGACGTCAAGGCCTCGACGCGCCTCACCAGCTCGGCCTCCTGCCTCGTCGCCGACAGCCAGGGCCCGAGCCGCGAGCTCGAGCGCATCCTGTCGCAGCAGAACCGCGGCATGAAGACCAAGCCGATCCTGGAAATCAATCTGCGCCATCCGATGGTGGGCGCGATCACCAAGGCGCAAGCCGGCTCCAAGGCGGTCGACGATCTCAGCCTGCTCCTGCTCGAGCAGGCGCAGATCCTGGACGGTGAACTGCCGGAGGATCCGGCCGCGTTTGCGGCGAGGCTGAACCGGCTGGTGTTGCAAGGGCTTGGCGCCTAG
- a CDS encoding DUF3551 domain-containing protein: MRLPILTLAAIATLLVAADASAQTYDPRYPVCMHVYTPGGFGGGGGDYFDCSFTSLPQCRATASGRSASCDVNPYYRFDQPPQQPRRRHKKQH; this comes from the coding sequence ATGCGCTTGCCGATTCTGACTCTCGCCGCGATTGCCACGCTGTTGGTCGCGGCCGATGCCAGCGCCCAAACCTACGATCCGCGCTACCCCGTGTGCATGCACGTCTATACGCCCGGCGGCTTCGGCGGTGGCGGCGGCGACTATTTCGACTGCTCCTTCACCTCGCTGCCGCAGTGCCGTGCGACCGCGTCGGGCCGCTCGGCGAGCTGCGACGTCAACCCCTACTACCGCTTCGACCAGCCGCCGCAGCAGCCGCGCCGGCGTCACAAGAAACAGCATTGA
- a CDS encoding DUF3551 domain-containing protein has protein sequence MRFSFGLIMIAGTLLTPASSHAQTFDPRYPVCMHVYSGANGGGGEWYDCSFTSLPQCRATASGRSAICDLNPYYPVHAPASYHSRNPRVR, from the coding sequence ATGCGTTTCTCATTCGGCCTGATCATGATCGCCGGGACGCTGCTCACGCCCGCGTCCTCGCATGCGCAGACCTTTGATCCGCGGTACCCCGTCTGCATGCACGTTTATTCAGGTGCGAACGGGGGCGGCGGGGAGTGGTACGATTGCTCCTTCACCTCGTTGCCGCAGTGCCGCGCCACCGCATCGGGCCGCTCCGCAATCTGCGATCTCAACCCGTATTATCCGGTCCACGCGCCGGCATCGTACCATTCCCGCAATCCGCGCGTCCGTTAG
- a CDS encoding long-chain-acyl-CoA synthetase translates to MNGMTTGIIERPKAARAPSASKIWLKAIELTARIETLPGRLFADVIDDWAQRQPDRVALTTDDASLDYEGLSKRINRYARWARSAGVAKGDTVALIMPNGVDYVAAWLGISRIGGVAALLNTKLVGQSLAHCLDVAKPSHIIVAQELTEMLESATPHLKTQAKVWTHGDARSERAIDVALAALDDAPMSPEERGEVTIDDRALLIYTSGTTGLPKAASISHRRILNWGFWFAGLTGASPQDRLYDCLPLFHSVGGIVAPCSMLAAGGSVVIAEKFSASHFWSDIVRHDCTLFQYIGELCRYLLKAAPSEYENRHRLRLVCGNGLRGDIWEDFQARFAIPRILEFYAATEGNFSLFNVEGQPGAIGRIPPLLAHRFPANLVKLDPDSGVPLRNEEGFCLACARGEAGEAIGRIGTADEGGGRFEGYTDAGETEKKVLRDVFASGDAWFRTGDLMRIDDKGFFHFVDRIGDTFRWKGENVATSEVNDAMRDFTGVVDATTYGVNIPGADGRAGMSAIVVNGGFDIEALPAHLAQRLPAYARPVFIRISSEIDATETFKQKKGDLAREGFDPGAISDPLFMADPKSGTYVALDTEAHARIVDGSIRL, encoded by the coding sequence ATGAACGGTATGACGACCGGTATCATCGAGCGCCCGAAAGCCGCCCGTGCGCCTTCGGCTTCAAAGATCTGGCTGAAGGCCATCGAGCTCACCGCGCGGATCGAGACGCTGCCGGGACGTCTGTTCGCGGACGTCATCGACGATTGGGCGCAGCGGCAGCCCGACCGCGTCGCGCTGACCACGGACGACGCAAGTCTCGACTATGAAGGCCTGTCGAAGCGCATCAACCGCTACGCGCGCTGGGCGCGCTCGGCCGGCGTGGCCAAGGGTGATACGGTCGCCTTGATCATGCCGAACGGCGTCGATTATGTCGCGGCATGGCTCGGCATCAGCCGGATCGGCGGCGTGGCCGCGCTGCTCAACACCAAGCTGGTGGGACAGTCGCTCGCGCATTGCCTCGACGTCGCAAAGCCCTCGCATATCATCGTTGCGCAGGAGCTGACGGAGATGCTGGAGAGTGCAACGCCGCATCTGAAGACGCAGGCCAAGGTCTGGACCCATGGCGATGCCCGCAGCGAGCGCGCCATCGACGTCGCCCTCGCGGCGCTGGACGATGCTCCCATGTCGCCGGAGGAGCGCGGTGAGGTCACCATCGACGACCGTGCGCTGCTGATCTACACCTCGGGCACGACAGGCCTGCCGAAGGCCGCCAGCATCAGCCACCGCCGCATTCTCAATTGGGGCTTCTGGTTCGCCGGTCTCACCGGCGCGAGCCCGCAAGACCGGCTCTACGATTGCCTGCCGCTGTTCCACTCGGTCGGCGGCATCGTCGCGCCGTGCAGCATGCTGGCCGCCGGCGGCTCGGTGGTGATCGCGGAGAAATTCTCGGCCTCGCATTTCTGGTCAGACATCGTGCGGCATGACTGCACGCTGTTTCAATATATCGGCGAGCTCTGCCGTTATCTGCTCAAGGCGGCGCCCTCGGAATATGAGAACCGGCATCGTCTCCGCCTCGTCTGCGGCAACGGCCTGCGCGGCGACATCTGGGAAGACTTTCAGGCGCGCTTTGCCATTCCGCGCATCCTCGAATTCTATGCGGCCACCGAAGGCAATTTCTCGCTGTTCAACGTCGAGGGACAGCCGGGCGCGATCGGCCGCATCCCGCCGCTGCTGGCGCATCGCTTTCCCGCCAATCTCGTCAAGCTCGACCCTGACAGCGGCGTGCCGCTGCGCAACGAAGAGGGGTTTTGCCTCGCCTGCGCCCGCGGTGAGGCTGGCGAGGCCATCGGCCGCATCGGCACCGCCGATGAAGGCGGTGGCCGCTTCGAGGGCTACACCGATGCCGGCGAGACCGAGAAGAAGGTTCTTCGCGATGTCTTCGCCAGCGGCGATGCCTGGTTTCGCACCGGCGATTTGATGCGGATCGACGACAAGGGCTTCTTCCATTTCGTCGATCGGATCGGGGACACCTTCCGCTGGAAGGGCGAGAACGTCGCGACCTCGGAGGTGAACGACGCGATGCGCGACTTTACCGGTGTGGTCGACGCCACCACCTACGGCGTCAACATTCCCGGCGCGGACGGCCGCGCCGGCATGAGCGCGATCGTCGTCAATGGGGGCTTCGACATCGAGGCATTGCCCGCACATCTGGCGCAACGCTTGCCGGCCTATGCGCGCCCGGTCTTCATTCGCATCTCCAGCGAGATCGATGCGACCGAGACGTTCAAGCAGAAGAAGGGCGACCTCGCACGGGAGGGCTTCGATCCCGGCGCGATCTCCGACCCGCTGTTCATGGCAGACCCGAAGTCCGGGACCTATGTGGCGTTGGATACGGAGGCCCATGCGCGGATCGTGGACGGCTCGATCAGGCTGTAG
- a CDS encoding acyl carrier protein, with the protein MSVRSKVIEAIQQIAKEQHVTLPVLSDDLSLHETGFDSLAFAILVARLEDETGVDPFTISEDAAFPATVGDFVRAYENVPA; encoded by the coding sequence ATGTCGGTAAGGTCTAAGGTCATTGAGGCGATCCAGCAGATCGCCAAAGAGCAGCACGTCACGCTTCCCGTACTCTCGGACGATCTGTCGCTGCATGAGACGGGTTTCGACTCGCTCGCCTTCGCTATTCTGGTCGCGCGTCTCGAGGACGAGACCGGCGTCGATCCCTTCACCATTTCCGAGGACGCAGCGTTTCCCGCCACGGTGGGCGATTTCGTGCGGGCCTACGAAAATGTCCCCGCGTGA